A section of the Tachysurus fulvidraco isolate hzauxx_2018 chromosome 7, HZAU_PFXX_2.0, whole genome shotgun sequence genome encodes:
- the LOC113641412 gene encoding putative GPI-anchored protein pfl2 isoform X2: protein MDWKLILTILCLTGQASTTDTSTTAPASNATTATSTSNNSTTVATNTAIASATVATNTAIASATVATNTTIASATVSTNTTIASATVSSNTTIASATVSSNTTNTSTAVATTTAPPSAFSLIFSINEPFSADLSNSSSQLFKDKSANITSQVEPLYKKKFPNFIRMIIKSFSNGSIVTNSTLEFSSDNVNVNNVTSTLQQGLTNLTFPVLSNSINATTIATATVAPNTTIATATVAPNTTNTSTTVATPIVPLSVFSLIFSINETFSADLSNSSSQLFKDKSANIISQVEPLYKKKFSNFIRMIIKSFSNGSIVTNSTLEFSSDNVNVNNVTSTLQQGLTNLTFPVLSNSINATTIATATVAPNTTIATATVAPNTTNTSTTVATPIVPLSVFSLIFSINETFSADLSNSSSQLFKDKSANIISQVEPLYKKKFSNFIRMIIKSFSNGSIVTNSTLEFNSDNVTVNNVTSTLQEGLTNLTIPVIQGSINATTIATATVAPNTTIASTTVATTTAPPSVFSLIFSINETFSADLSNSSSQLFKDKSANIISQVGPLYKKKFSNYRQMIIKSFSNGSIVTNSTLEFNSDNVTVNDVKSTLVDGANSLTFPIDPSSIKVTQIVGNSVPSVIASSVSMMWMSLLTLLLSFALHI from the exons ATGGATTGGAAGCTTATTCTGACTATTTTGTGTCTAACAG GCCAAGCCAGCACCACTGACACAAGCACTACAGCACCAGCCTCAAATGCAACCACAGCAACAAGCACATCCAACAATTCAACAACCGTAGCTACAAACACAGCTATCGCTTCAGCAACCGTAGCTACAAACACAGCTATCGCTTCAGCAACCGTAGCTACAAACACAACTATCGCTTCAGCAACCGTATCTACAAACACAACTATCGCTTCAGCAACTGTATCTTCAAACACAACTATCGCTTCAGCAACCGTATCTTCAAACACAACTAATACTTCAACAGCCGTAGCTACAACCACTGCACCACCTTCAGCTTTCTCCTTGATCTTCAGCATCAATGAACCCTTTTCAGCAGACCTGTCTAATTCAAGCTCTCAACTGTTTAAAGACAAATCTGCAAATATCACTTCACAG gttgaaCCATTATACAAGAAAAAGTTTCCAAACTTCATTCGAATGATAATTAAATCATTTAG CAATGGTTCTATTGTGACAAATAGCACGCTCGAATTCAGTTCTGATAATGTTAATGTGAACAACGTGACAAGCACCCTCCAGCAGGGACTCACCAACTTGACATTTCCTGTTCTCTCAAACTCCATCAATGCCACAACTATCGCTACAGCAACCGTAGCTCCAAACACAACTATCGCTACAGCAACCGTAGCTCCAAACACAACTAATACTTCAACAACCGTAGCTACACCCATTGTACCACTTTCAGTTTTCTCCTTGATCTTCAGCATCAACGAAACCTTTTCAGCAGACCTGTCTAATTCAAGCTCTCAACTGTTTAAAGACAAATCTGCAAATATCATTTCACAG gttgaaCCATTATACAAGAAAAAGTTTTCAAACTTCATTCGAATGATAATTAAATCATTTAG CAATGGTTCTATTGTGACAAATAGCACGCTCGAATTCAGTTCTGATAATGTTAATGTGAACAACGTGACAAGCACCCTCCAGCAGGGACTCACCAACTTGACATTTCCTGTTCTCTCAAACTCCATCAATGCCACAACTATCGCTACAGCAACCGTAGCTCCAAACACAACTATCGCTACAGCAACCGTAGCTCCAAACACAACTAATACTTCAACAACCGTAGCTACACCCATTGTACCACTTTCAGTTTTCTCCTTGATCTTCAGCATCAACGAAACCTTTTCAGCAGACCTGTCTAATTCAAGCTCTCAACTGTTTAAAGACAAATCTGCAAATATCATTTCACAG gttgaaCCATTATACAAGAAAAAGTTTTCAAACTTCATTCGAATGATAATTAAATCATTTAG CAATGGTTCTATTGTGACAAATAGCACGCTCGAATTCAATTCTGATAATGTTACTGTGAACAACGTGACAAGCACCCTCCAGGAGGGACTCACCAACTTGACAATTCCTGTTATCCAAGGCTCCATCAATGCCACAACTATCGCTACAGCAACCGTAGCTCCAAACACAACTATCGCTTCAACAACCGTAGCTACAACCACTGCACCACCTTCAGTTTTCTCCTTGATCTTCAGCATCAACGAAACCTTTTCAGCAGACCTGTCTAATTCAAGCTCTCAACTGTTTAAAGACAAATCTGCAAATATCATTTCACAG gttGGACCATTATACAAGAAAAAGTTTTCAAACTACCGTCAAATGATAATTAAATCATTTAG CAATGGTTCTATTGTGACAAATAGCACGCTCGAATTCAATTCTGATAATGTTACTGTGAACGACGTGAAAAGCACCCTCGTGGATGGAGCAAATTCCTTGACATTTCCTATTGACCCAAGCTCCATCAAAGTCACACAAATCGTTG GTAATTCAGTTCCATCAGTGATTGCCAGCTCAGTCTCCATGATGTGGATGTCTCTTCTAACACTCCTACTCTCATTTGCCTTGCACATCTAG
- the LOC113641412 gene encoding putative GPI-anchored protein pfl2 isoform X1, whose product MDWKLILTILCLTGQASTTDTSTTAPASNATTATSTSNNSTTVATNTAIASATVATNTAIASATVATNTTIASATVSTNTTIASATVSSNTTIASATVSSNTTNTSTAVATTTAPPSAFSLIFSINEPFSADLSNSSSQLFKDKSANITSQVEPLYKKKFPNFIRMIIKSFSNGSIVTNSTLEFSSDNVNVNNVTSTLQQGLTNLTFPVLSNSINATTIATATVAPNTTIATATVAPNTTNTSTTVATPIVPLSVFSLIFSINETFSADLSNSSSQLFKDKSANIISQVEPLYKKKFSNFIRMIIKSFSNGSIVTNSTLEFSSDNVNVNNVTSTLQQGLTNLTFPVLSNSINATTIATATVAPNTTIATATVAPNTTNTSTTVATPIVPLSVFSLIFSINETFSADLSNSSSQLFKDKSANIISQVEPLYKKKFSNFIRMIIKSFSNGSIVTNSTLEFSSDNVNVNNVTSTLQQGLTNLTFPVLSNSINATTIATATVATPIVPLSVFSLIFSINETFSADLSNSSSQLFKDKSANIISQVGPLYQKKFPSFIRMIIQSFSNGSIVTNSTLEFNSDNVTVNNVTSTLQEGLTNLTIPVIQGSINATTIATATVAPNTTIASTTVATTTAPPSVFSLIFSINETFSADLSNSSSQLFKDKSANIISQVGPLYKKKFSNYRQMIIKSFSNGSIVTNSTLEFNSDNVTVNDVKSTLVDGANSLTFPIDPSSIKVTQIVGNSVPSVIASSVSMMWMSLLTLLLSFALHI is encoded by the exons ATGGATTGGAAGCTTATTCTGACTATTTTGTGTCTAACAG GCCAAGCCAGCACCACTGACACAAGCACTACAGCACCAGCCTCAAATGCAACCACAGCAACAAGCACATCCAACAATTCAACAACCGTAGCTACAAACACAGCTATCGCTTCAGCAACCGTAGCTACAAACACAGCTATCGCTTCAGCAACCGTAGCTACAAACACAACTATCGCTTCAGCAACCGTATCTACAAACACAACTATCGCTTCAGCAACTGTATCTTCAAACACAACTATCGCTTCAGCAACCGTATCTTCAAACACAACTAATACTTCAACAGCCGTAGCTACAACCACTGCACCACCTTCAGCTTTCTCCTTGATCTTCAGCATCAATGAACCCTTTTCAGCAGACCTGTCTAATTCAAGCTCTCAACTGTTTAAAGACAAATCTGCAAATATCACTTCACAG gttgaaCCATTATACAAGAAAAAGTTTCCAAACTTCATTCGAATGATAATTAAATCATTTAG CAATGGTTCTATTGTGACAAATAGCACGCTCGAATTCAGTTCTGATAATGTTAATGTGAACAACGTGACAAGCACCCTCCAGCAGGGACTCACCAACTTGACATTTCCTGTTCTCTCAAACTCCATCAATGCCACAACTATCGCTACAGCAACCGTAGCTCCAAACACAACTATCGCTACAGCAACCGTAGCTCCAAACACAACTAATACTTCAACAACCGTAGCTACACCCATTGTACCACTTTCAGTTTTCTCCTTGATCTTCAGCATCAACGAAACCTTTTCAGCAGACCTGTCTAATTCAAGCTCTCAACTGTTTAAAGACAAATCTGCAAATATCATTTCACAG gttgaaCCATTATACAAGAAAAAGTTTTCAAACTTCATTCGAATGATAATTAAATCATTTAG CAATGGTTCTATTGTGACAAATAGCACGCTCGAATTCAGTTCTGATAATGTTAATGTGAACAACGTGACAAGCACCCTCCAGCAGGGACTCACCAACTTGACATTTCCTGTTCTCTCAAACTCCATCAATGCCACAACTATCGCTACAGCAACCGTAGCTCCAAACACAACTATCGCTACAGCAACCGTAGCTCCAAACACAACTAATACTTCAACAACCGTAGCTACACCCATTGTACCACTTTCAGTTTTCTCCTTGATCTTCAGCATCAACGAAACCTTTTCAGCAGACCTGTCTAATTCAAGCTCTCAACTGTTTAAAGACAAATCTGCAAATATCATTTCACAG gttgaaCCATTATACAAGAAAAAGTTTTCAAACTTCATTCGAATGATAATTAAATCATTTAG CAATGGTTCTATTGTGACAAATAGCACGCTCGAATTCAGTTCTGATAATGTTAATGTGAACAACGTGACAAGCACCCTCCAGCAGGGACTCACCAACTTGACATTTCCTGTTCTCTCAAACTCCATCAATGCCACAACTATCGCTACAGCAACCGTAGCTACACCCATTGTACCACTTTCAGTTTTCTCCTTGATCTTCAGCATCAATGAAACCTTTTCAGCAGACCTGTCTAATTCAAGCTCTCAACTGTTTAAAGACAAATCTGCAAATATCATTTCACAG gttgGACCATTATACCAGAAAAAGTTTCCAAGCTTCATTCGAATGATAATTCAATCATTTAG CAATGGTTCTATTGTGACAAATAGCACGCTCGAATTCAATTCTGATAATGTTACTGTGAACAACGTGACAAGCACCCTCCAGGAGGGACTCACCAACTTGACAATTCCTGTTATCCAAGGCTCCATCAATGCCACAACTATCGCTACAGCAACCGTAGCTCCAAACACAACTATCGCTTCAACAACCGTAGCTACAACCACTGCACCACCTTCAGTTTTCTCCTTGATCTTCAGCATCAACGAAACCTTTTCAGCAGACCTGTCTAATTCAAGCTCTCAACTGTTTAAAGACAAATCTGCAAATATCATTTCACAG gttGGACCATTATACAAGAAAAAGTTTTCAAACTACCGTCAAATGATAATTAAATCATTTAG CAATGGTTCTATTGTGACAAATAGCACGCTCGAATTCAATTCTGATAATGTTACTGTGAACGACGTGAAAAGCACCCTCGTGGATGGAGCAAATTCCTTGACATTTCCTATTGACCCAAGCTCCATCAAAGTCACACAAATCGTTG GTAATTCAGTTCCATCAGTGATTGCCAGCTCAGTCTCCATGATGTGGATGTCTCTTCTAACACTCCTACTCTCATTTGCCTTGCACATCTAG